A section of the Lepus europaeus isolate LE1 chromosome 10, mLepTim1.pri, whole genome shotgun sequence genome encodes:
- the DEFB128 gene encoding beta-defensin 128 — translation MKLFLVFMVLLSEVPQDRAWPKKCFNNVSGLCRKRCKLGEISEMGCLSGKLCCVNEGENRKYLEARKPPARTADKSAEVQDYIALPTTTLLTTAAQP, via the exons ATGAAGCTGTTTCTCGTTTTCATGGTTCTGCTGTCTGAGGTGCCCCAAG ATCGGGCGTGGCCCAAAAAATGCTTTAATAACGTGTCAGGCCTCTGCAGGAAGAGGTGCAAGCTAGGCGAGATTTCTGAGATGGGATGTCTAAGTGGGAAACTGTGTTGTGTTAATGAAGGAGAAAACAGGAAGTACCTGGAGGCCCGGAAGCCGCCTGCACGGACCGCCGACAAGTCCGCGGAAGTCCAGGACTACATCGCGCTCCCCACCACCACGCTCCTCACCACGGCGGCGCAGCCCTGA
- the DEFB127 gene encoding beta-defensin 127, which produces MRLFLIVAVLLFQNPTVTEQLKRCWDDYVQGHCRKICKVTEIREILCANGRYCCLSIKDVRARKVITRPPRPKPRTQAYTFPQDQFPTLENYAISNAHST; this is translated from the exons ATGAGGCTCTTCCTGATCGTTGCAGTTCTGCTGTTCCAGAACCCCACAG TAACCGAGCAACTGAAGAGATGCTGGGACGACTACGTGCAGGGCCACTGCCGCAAGATCTGCAAGGTGACCGAGATCCGCGAGATACTCTGTGCCAACGGGAGATACTGCTGCCTCAGCATCAAGGACGTGCGAGCACGCAAGGTGATCACAAGGCCCCCGCGGCCGAAGCCAAGAACGCAGGCGTACACTTTTCCTCAGGACCAATTCCCAACGCTGGAAAACTATGCAATTTCCAATGCACATTCTACATAA